A window from Desulfobaccales bacterium encodes these proteins:
- the nuoH gene encoding NADH-quinone oxidoreductase subunit NuoH translates to MSLWIIGIILLIVKLLVALVALLLFAAYLILVERRLLGFLQIRLGPNRAGYQGLLQPIADAVKLLTKEDLIPQGADRYIFLYAPVVVAFTAILIFAVVPFAQGWTWRGQPIPGVVVDLNVGLLYVYALSSLAVYGVALGGWASNSKYSLLGAIRGAAQMISYELALGLSLVPVVMLAGSFSLVDIVNAQARCPFIVFQPLAFIIFFMSSLAEMKRIPFDIPEAEHELIAGYHMEYSGMRFGLYFLGEYVTMVTLGALVAVFFLGGWRGPFLPPLLWFLIKVAFVAFVIIWIRGTLGRLRYDQLMHLGWKLLIPVALLNIIITGGAMLAFGYKL, encoded by the coding sequence TGGCGCTGGTGGCCCTCCTGCTGTTTGCGGCCTACCTGATCTTGGTGGAACGCCGGCTCCTGGGCTTCCTGCAAATCCGCCTCGGTCCCAACCGGGCCGGCTACCAGGGACTTTTGCAACCCATCGCCGATGCCGTCAAACTCCTGACCAAAGAGGACCTCATCCCTCAGGGCGCGGACCGGTACATCTTTCTTTACGCCCCGGTGGTGGTGGCCTTCACCGCCATCCTCATCTTTGCCGTAGTCCCCTTCGCTCAAGGCTGGACCTGGCGCGGCCAACCCATCCCCGGGGTCGTGGTCGACCTCAACGTCGGCCTGCTCTACGTCTACGCCCTCTCTTCCCTGGCGGTCTACGGCGTGGCCCTGGGCGGCTGGGCCTCCAACTCCAAGTACAGCCTGCTTGGCGCCATCCGGGGGGCGGCCCAGATGATCAGTTACGAGTTAGCCCTGGGGTTGTCCCTAGTTCCCGTAGTCATGCTGGCCGGCTCCTTCTCCCTGGTGGACATTGTCAACGCCCAGGCCCGCTGCCCTTTTATCGTGTTTCAGCCGCTGGCCTTCATCATCTTTTTCATGAGTTCCCTGGCCGAAATGAAGCGCATCCCCTTCGATATCCCCGAGGCGGAGCACGAGCTTATCGCCGGTTACCACATGGAATACAGCGGTATGCGTTTCGGCCTCTATTTTCTGGGAGAGTACGTCACCATGGTGACCCTGGGAGCCCTGGTGGCGGTCTTCTTCCTGGGGGGCTGGCGCGGCCCGTTCCTGCCGCCGCTGTTGTGGTTTTTGATCAAGGTGGCCTTTGTTGCCTTTGTCATCATCTGGATTCGGGGCACCCTGGGCCGTCTGCGCTATGACCAGCTCATGCACCTCGGCTGGAAGCTCCTGATCCCGGTGGCCTTGCTCAACATCATCATCACCGGCGGGGCCATGCTGGCCTTTGGATACAAGTTGTAA
- a CDS encoding methyltransferase domain-containing protein, protein MVHHTEPHKLPGQGKSSYDLIDAGALWAELDLEKGINFLDLGCGQGNYALAAAAVIGPTGIVFAVDLWEEGIALLQDRAAKAGLTNLKALVSAAGQVPLADESVDVGFMATVLHDLVEAGTATGALTEITRVLKPCGRFAIVEFDKIDGPPGPPRHIRLDPEEVETLVAPYGFRRQKTAKLGPYNYLITFMKS, encoded by the coding sequence ATGGTTCATCATACCGAGCCCCATAAACTCCCCGGCCAGGGGAAAAGCAGCTATGACCTGATCGACGCTGGCGCCCTCTGGGCCGAGCTCGATCTGGAGAAGGGGATAAATTTCCTCGATTTGGGCTGCGGGCAAGGTAATTATGCCCTGGCGGCCGCGGCAGTCATCGGGCCCACCGGTATAGTCTTCGCCGTGGACCTCTGGGAAGAAGGCATCGCTTTACTCCAAGACCGGGCGGCCAAAGCGGGCCTGACCAACCTCAAGGCCCTGGTATCTGCAGCGGGCCAAGTCCCCTTGGCAGACGAGAGCGTGGATGTGGGGTTTATGGCCACGGTGCTTCATGACCTGGTGGAGGCTGGGACTGCGACCGGCGCCCTGACGGAAATTACCCGGGTGCTCAAGCCCTGCGGGCGCTTTGCCATCGTGGAATTCGACAAGATCGACGGTCCGCCGGGACCGCCACGGCACATTCGACTGGACCCGGAGGAAGTGGAAACCCTGGTGGCCCCTTATGGGTTTAGGCGCCAAAAGACCGCCAAGCTGGGACCTTACAACTATTT